In a genomic window of Saccharothrix sp. HUAS TT1:
- the guaA gene encoding glutamine-hydrolyzing GMP synthase, which yields MAESSNRPVLVIDFGAQYAQLIARRVREAQVYSEVVPHTTPVAELLERDPAAIVLSGGPSSVYEPGAPQVDPKLFDVNVPVFGICYGFQAMAGALGGTVEHTGTREYGRTDLGVQQTGGLLHEELPAKHPVWMSHGDCVTKAPEGFTVTATSEGAPVAAFEDTERRFAGVQYHPEVGHSPHGQEVLRRFLHEIAGIRPQWTTSSIVDEQVARIKAQVGDGKAICGLSGGVDSAVAAALVQRAIGDRLTCVFVDHGLLRAGERAQVERDFVAATGVNLVTVDARERFLDALAGVTDPEQKRKIIGREFIRVFEQAERDLKAEGDYRFLVQGTLYPDVVESGGGAGTANIKSHHNVGGLPDDLQFTLVEPLRALFKDEVRRVGAELGLPETIVQRQPFPGPGLGIRIIGEVTQERLDVLRKADAIAREELTSAGLDRQIWQCPVVLLADVRSVGVQGDGRTYGHPVVLRPVSSEDAMTADWTRLPYDVLERISTRITNEVNEVNRVVLDVTSKPPGTIEWE from the coding sequence GTGGCCGAGAGCAGCAACCGCCCTGTGCTGGTAATCGACTTCGGTGCGCAGTACGCGCAGCTGATCGCCCGGCGCGTCCGGGAGGCGCAGGTCTACTCCGAAGTCGTCCCGCACACCACACCCGTGGCGGAGCTGCTGGAACGCGACCCCGCCGCCATCGTGCTGTCCGGCGGGCCGTCGAGCGTCTACGAGCCCGGCGCGCCCCAGGTCGACCCGAAGCTGTTCGACGTGAACGTCCCGGTGTTCGGCATCTGCTACGGCTTCCAGGCCATGGCGGGCGCCCTGGGCGGCACGGTCGAGCACACCGGCACCCGCGAGTACGGCCGCACCGACCTGGGCGTGCAGCAGACCGGCGGCCTCCTGCACGAGGAGCTGCCCGCGAAGCACCCGGTGTGGATGAGCCACGGCGACTGCGTCACCAAGGCGCCCGAGGGCTTCACGGTCACCGCGACCAGCGAGGGCGCCCCGGTGGCCGCGTTCGAGGACACCGAGCGCCGGTTCGCGGGCGTCCAGTACCACCCCGAGGTCGGGCACTCGCCGCACGGCCAGGAGGTGCTGCGCCGCTTCCTGCACGAGATCGCGGGCATCCGGCCGCAGTGGACGACGTCCTCGATCGTGGACGAGCAGGTCGCGCGGATCAAGGCGCAGGTCGGCGACGGCAAGGCCATCTGCGGCCTGTCCGGCGGCGTCGACTCGGCGGTCGCCGCCGCGCTCGTCCAGCGGGCCATCGGCGACCGCTTGACCTGCGTGTTCGTCGACCACGGCCTGCTGCGCGCGGGTGAGCGGGCGCAGGTCGAGCGCGACTTCGTGGCCGCGACCGGCGTCAACCTCGTCACCGTCGACGCCCGCGAGCGCTTCCTGGACGCCCTCGCCGGCGTCACCGACCCGGAGCAGAAGCGCAAGATCATCGGCCGTGAGTTCATCCGGGTCTTCGAGCAGGCCGAGCGGGACCTGAAGGCCGAGGGCGACTACCGGTTCCTCGTCCAGGGCACGCTCTACCCCGACGTGGTCGAGTCCGGCGGCGGCGCGGGCACCGCGAACATCAAGAGCCACCACAACGTCGGCGGCCTGCCGGACGACCTCCAGTTCACCCTGGTCGAGCCCCTGCGCGCCCTGTTCAAGGACGAGGTGCGCCGGGTCGGCGCCGAGCTGGGCCTGCCGGAGACGATCGTGCAGCGCCAGCCGTTCCCCGGTCCCGGCCTGGGCATCCGGATCATCGGCGAGGTCACCCAGGAGCGCCTGGACGTCCTGCGCAAGGCCGACGCCATCGCCCGCGAGGAGCTGACCAGCGCCGGTCTCGACCGTCAGATCTGGCAGTGCCCGGTCGTGCTGCTGGCCGACGTGCGCAGCGTGGGCGTGCAGGGCGACGGCCGCACGTACGGCCACCCGGTCGTGCTGCGGCCGGTGTCCAGCGAGGACGCCATGACCGCCGACTGGACCCGGTTGCCCTACGACGTGCTGGAGCGCATCTCGACGCGCATCACCAACGAGGTCAACGAGGTCAACCGGGTGGTCCTGGACGTGACGAGCAAGCCGCCGGGCACCATCGAGTGGGAGTAG
- a CDS encoding SDR family NAD(P)-dependent oxidoreductase — MRVRGTTVLLTGATGGIGHAVAREFARRGARLVLTGRRVAELDGLAAEVGGRAVVADLASADGVRRLAEEVGPVDVLVANAALPASGALLDLAEEQVRRALAVNLEAPIALAHALAPSMVAARRGHVVFVGSLAGKVASPYSSLYNATKFGLRGFALGLREDLRGSGVGVSIVQPGFVRDAGMFAGTGARPPAGMRTVSPEQVAVGVVGAIEGDRAEVNVAPPELRVASALGGAFPAFSSGLQRRLANEDLMRRLSAANRDKR, encoded by the coding sequence ATGCGGGTGCGGGGAACGACCGTGCTGTTGACCGGCGCGACGGGCGGGATCGGGCACGCCGTCGCGCGCGAGTTCGCCCGGCGCGGGGCGCGGCTCGTGCTGACCGGGCGGCGGGTGGCGGAGCTGGACGGCCTCGCCGCCGAGGTCGGCGGGCGGGCCGTGGTGGCCGACCTGGCCTCGGCGGACGGCGTCCGGCGGCTGGCCGAGGAGGTCGGGCCGGTGGACGTGCTGGTCGCCAACGCGGCCCTGCCCGCGAGCGGCGCCCTGCTGGACCTGGCGGAGGAGCAGGTCAGGCGGGCCCTGGCGGTGAACCTGGAGGCGCCGATCGCGCTGGCGCACGCCCTGGCGCCGTCGATGGTGGCGGCGCGGCGCGGGCACGTGGTGTTCGTCGGGTCGTTGGCGGGGAAGGTGGCCTCGCCCTACTCGTCCCTCTACAACGCGACGAAGTTCGGGCTGCGGGGGTTCGCGCTGGGGCTGCGGGAGGACCTGCGCGGCAGCGGGGTGGGCGTGTCGATCGTGCAGCCGGGGTTCGTGCGGGACGCCGGGATGTTCGCCGGGACGGGCGCCCGGCCGCCGGCCGGGATGCGGACCGTGTCGCCGGAGCAGGTGGCGGTGGGGGTGGTCGGCGCGATCGAGGGCGACCGGGCGGAGGTGAACGTGGCGCCGCCGGAGCTGCGGGTGGCGAGCGCGCTCGGCGGGGCGTTCCCGGCGTTCTCCTCGGGGTTGCAGCGGCGGCTGGCCAACGAGGACTTGATGCGACGGCTGAGCGCGGCGAACCGGGACAAGAGGTGA
- a CDS encoding aldehyde dehydrogenase family protein codes for MDAFTPQPRPCWVAGHAEQGVSAIAVHHPFDGTEVASVAVPGPEQVERAVAAAAGVAKRFRRTPAHVRAAALLQVSRALEERGEEIAETITAENGKPLKWAEVEVRRAVSTFRFAAEEARRFSGELQRLDTDAGGEGRMAVVRRVPRGPVLAVAPFNFPLNLVAHKVAPALAVGAPVIVKPASATPLSALLLGELLAETDLPEGAFSVLPVRGADMKSLVTDERLPVISFTGSTSVGWSLMDSAPRKHVVMELGSNSAAIVCADWPDLDLAAERIATFGNYQAGQSCIAVQRVLVHRDVAEEFVPKLVEAVRALRTGDPHDPEVEVGPLIDEDNARRVEEWVEEAVAGGGVLHVGGGRTGTTVEPAVVQDVPADARLWREEVFGPVLAVSVVGSVAEAFELANATEYGLQAGVFTRDVGVAFEAAAELEVGGVIIGDVPSYRADQMPYGGVKGSGTGREGVRSAMEDFTEERTLVLTGITL; via the coding sequence ATGGACGCGTTCACGCCTCAGCCACGACCCTGTTGGGTTGCCGGACACGCCGAGCAGGGTGTTTCGGCCATCGCGGTGCACCACCCGTTCGACGGGACGGAGGTGGCGTCGGTGGCGGTGCCCGGCCCGGAGCAGGTCGAGCGGGCGGTGGCGGCGGCGGCCGGGGTGGCGAAGCGGTTCCGGCGGACGCCGGCGCACGTGCGGGCGGCGGCGCTGCTGCAGGTGTCGCGGGCGCTGGAGGAGCGGGGCGAGGAGATCGCCGAGACGATCACGGCGGAGAACGGCAAGCCGCTGAAGTGGGCCGAGGTCGAGGTGCGGCGGGCGGTGAGCACGTTCCGGTTCGCGGCCGAGGAGGCGCGGCGGTTCAGCGGCGAGCTGCAGCGGCTGGACACGGACGCCGGCGGCGAGGGGCGGATGGCCGTGGTCCGGCGGGTGCCGCGCGGGCCGGTGCTGGCGGTGGCGCCGTTCAACTTCCCGCTGAACCTGGTGGCGCACAAGGTGGCGCCGGCGTTGGCGGTGGGCGCCCCGGTGATCGTGAAGCCCGCGTCGGCGACGCCGCTGTCGGCGTTGCTGCTGGGTGAGCTGCTGGCCGAGACGGACCTGCCGGAGGGGGCGTTCTCCGTGCTGCCGGTGCGGGGGGCGGACATGAAGTCCCTGGTGACCGACGAGCGGTTGCCGGTCATCTCGTTCACCGGGTCGACGTCGGTGGGGTGGTCGCTGATGGACTCGGCCCCGCGCAAGCACGTGGTGATGGAGCTGGGGTCCAACTCGGCGGCGATCGTGTGCGCCGACTGGCCGGACCTGGACCTCGCGGCGGAGCGGATCGCGACGTTCGGCAACTACCAGGCCGGGCAGTCGTGCATCGCGGTGCAGCGGGTGCTGGTGCACCGGGACGTGGCGGAGGAGTTCGTGCCGAAGCTGGTCGAGGCGGTGCGCGCCCTGAGGACCGGCGACCCGCACGACCCGGAGGTCGAGGTGGGCCCGCTGATCGACGAGGACAACGCGCGGCGGGTCGAGGAGTGGGTGGAGGAGGCCGTGGCGGGCGGCGGTGTGCTGCACGTCGGCGGCGGGCGGACCGGGACGACGGTGGAGCCCGCGGTGGTGCAGGACGTGCCCGCCGACGCGCGGCTGTGGCGCGAGGAGGTGTTCGGGCCGGTGCTGGCGGTGTCGGTGGTCGGGTCGGTGGCGGAGGCGTTCGAGCTGGCCAACGCGACCGAGTACGGGTTGCAGGCGGGCGTCTTCACCCGGGACGTCGGGGTGGCGTTCGAGGCCGCGGCGGAGCTGGAGGTGGGCGGCGTGATCATCGGGGACGTGCCGTCCTACCGGGCCGACCAGATGCCCTACGGCGGGGTGAAGGGGTCCGGGACCGGGCGCGAGGGCGTCCGGTCGGCGATGGAGGACTTCACCGAGGAGCGCACGCTGGTGCTCACCGGCATCACTCTTTGA
- a CDS encoding cytochrome P450 has product MRTAELPHPRWRVPVLGDVLGADRRTPVQGTMRLGRELGPIFTRRFLDQEVVFVGGADLAADLADESRFAKHLALGVEALRDVGGDGLFTAYNDEPNWRAAHEVLLPAFTQSAMRAYHRTMVDVTAELVSKWDAGGVVDVSADMTKLTLETIGRVGFGYSFESFSRGDVHPFVRAMIGSLRYAQRKSFSPPLVRKVFGRAAERRYQGDLRYLAEVVDEVVRVRRGTGGSDLLGLMLSSGELDDVNVRNQVITFLVAGHETTSGALSFALYYLSRHPEVAERARAEVDAVWGSAEAPEFEQVAKLRYVRRVLDEALRLWPTAPGFAREARADTVLGGRYPLRAGQWALVLLPLVHRDPSVWDSPESFSPDRFEPAAVRARPPHVYKPFGTGERACIGRQFAVHEATLALGAVLRRYDFTAPADYRLRVAEMLTLKPEGFTLAPRRR; this is encoded by the coding sequence GTGAGGACCGCCGAGCTGCCCCACCCGCGGTGGCGGGTGCCGGTCCTGGGCGACGTCCTGGGCGCCGACCGGCGCACGCCGGTGCAGGGCACGATGCGGCTGGGCCGGGAGCTGGGCCCGATCTTCACCCGGCGGTTCCTCGACCAGGAGGTCGTGTTCGTCGGCGGCGCGGACCTGGCCGCCGACCTGGCCGACGAGTCGCGGTTCGCCAAGCACCTGGCGCTGGGCGTGGAGGCGTTGCGGGACGTCGGCGGGGACGGGCTGTTCACCGCCTACAACGACGAGCCGAACTGGAGGGCGGCGCACGAGGTGCTGCTGCCCGCGTTCACGCAGAGCGCCATGCGCGCCTACCACCGGACGATGGTGGACGTGACCGCCGAGCTGGTGTCCAAGTGGGACGCGGGCGGGGTGGTCGACGTGTCCGCCGACATGACGAAGCTGACGTTGGAGACGATCGGGCGGGTCGGGTTCGGGTACTCGTTCGAGTCGTTCTCGCGCGGCGATGTTCACCCGTTCGTGCGAGCGATGATCGGGTCGTTGCGGTACGCGCAGCGGAAGAGCTTCAGCCCCCCGCTGGTGCGCAAGGTCTTCGGGCGGGCCGCGGAGCGGCGGTACCAGGGCGACCTGCGGTACCTGGCGGAGGTCGTGGACGAGGTCGTCCGGGTGCGGCGCGGGACGGGCGGGTCGGACCTGCTCGGGTTGATGCTGTCCTCGGGCGAGCTGGACGACGTGAACGTCCGCAACCAGGTGATCACGTTCCTGGTCGCCGGGCACGAGACGACGTCGGGCGCGCTGTCGTTCGCCCTGTACTACCTGTCGCGGCACCCGGAGGTGGCCGAGCGGGCGCGGGCCGAGGTCGACGCGGTGTGGGGTTCGGCGGAGGCGCCGGAGTTCGAGCAGGTGGCGAAGCTGCGGTACGTGCGGCGGGTGCTGGACGAGGCGCTGCGGCTGTGGCCGACCGCGCCCGGGTTCGCGCGGGAGGCGCGGGCGGACACGGTGCTGGGCGGGCGGTACCCGCTGCGGGCGGGCCAGTGGGCGCTGGTGCTGCTGCCGCTGGTGCACCGGGACCCGTCGGTGTGGGACTCGCCGGAGTCGTTCTCGCCGGACCGGTTCGAGCCGGCGGCCGTCCGGGCCCGGCCGCCGCACGTCTACAAGCCGTTCGGCACCGGGGAGCGGGCGTGCATCGGGCGGCAGTTCGCGGTGCACGAGGCGACGCTGGCGCTGGGCGCGGTGCTGCGGCGGTACGACTTCACCGCGCCCGCCGACTACCGCCTGCGGGTGGCGGAGATGCTGACGCTGAAGCCGGAGGGGTTCACGCTGGCGCCCCGCCGGCGGTAG
- a CDS encoding TetR/AcrR family transcriptional regulator encodes MTTRQRIIGAVLRIIGDDGVAGVTNRRIAQEAGVSLGSVTYHFATQQDLLRESLRHFVTEETKRFGELATRDDTRCADLGQVVEVVGQVAEATGADSERIAPYELYLHAGRDPELRAAAAECFAAYDKLAETVLASIGVKDADQVAGAVVGLVMGLKLRALATGSGSEDLVNGLLMLARGALKE; translated from the coding sequence ATGACGACCAGGCAGCGGATCATCGGGGCCGTGCTGCGGATCATCGGTGACGACGGTGTCGCGGGCGTGACCAACCGGCGCATCGCCCAGGAGGCGGGCGTCTCGCTCGGCTCGGTGACCTACCACTTCGCCACCCAGCAGGACCTGCTGCGGGAGAGCCTGCGGCACTTCGTCACCGAGGAGACGAAGCGCTTCGGCGAACTGGCGACGCGGGACGACACCAGGTGCGCCGACCTCGGCCAGGTGGTCGAGGTGGTCGGCCAGGTGGCCGAGGCCACCGGCGCCGACAGCGAGCGCATCGCGCCGTACGAGCTGTACCTGCACGCCGGCCGCGACCCGGAGCTCCGGGCCGCCGCCGCCGAGTGCTTCGCCGCCTACGACAAGCTCGCCGAGACCGTCCTCGCCTCCATCGGCGTCAAGGACGCCGACCAGGTCGCCGGCGCCGTCGTCGGCCTGGTCATGGGCCTCAAGCTGCGCGCCCTGGCCACCGGTTCCGGCTCCGAGGACCTGGTCAACGGCCTGCTCATGCTCGCCAGGGGCGCGCTCAAAGAGTGA
- a CDS encoding phosphotransferase, translating into MSCVEEEVLTGGGLNEVVRVGSTVRRPTGPWTPTVHRLLEHLAPLGISPAVHGVEVVGGREREVLSYLVGEVGHPPLGAELRTDEALVAVGRMVRRLHDATTGLVGAAGFEEGWQFPAVSPVEVICHNDLAPYNMVFRDGLPVGVFDFDGARPGPRWWDVAYTAYCLVPFSPEFGAVEEQRRRARLFCDAYGMPVAGLGRRVLARLADMVAMIRERPEFRRQREEGHDSYYLGHMAYVEENLLGL; encoded by the coding sequence ATGTCATGCGTGGAAGAGGAAGTGCTCACCGGAGGCGGGCTCAACGAGGTCGTCCGGGTCGGGTCGACGGTCCGCAGGCCGACCGGGCCCTGGACGCCCACCGTGCACCGCCTGCTGGAACACCTTGCGCCGCTTGGCATCTCACCGGCGGTGCACGGGGTGGAGGTGGTGGGCGGGCGGGAGCGGGAGGTGCTGTCGTACCTGGTGGGTGAGGTCGGCCACCCGCCGCTGGGCGCGGAGCTGCGCACCGACGAGGCGCTGGTGGCGGTGGGCCGGATGGTGCGGCGGCTGCACGACGCGACGACGGGTCTGGTGGGCGCCGCCGGGTTCGAGGAGGGGTGGCAGTTCCCGGCTGTTTCACCCGTTGAGGTGATCTGCCACAACGACCTCGCGCCGTACAACATGGTCTTCCGCGACGGGCTGCCGGTCGGGGTGTTCGACTTCGACGGGGCCCGGCCCGGCCCGCGGTGGTGGGACGTGGCGTACACGGCGTACTGCCTGGTGCCGTTCTCGCCGGAGTTCGGCGCGGTCGAGGAGCAGCGGCGGCGGGCCCGGTTGTTCTGCGACGCGTACGGGATGCCGGTGGCCGGGCTGGGGCGCCGGGTGCTGGCCCGGTTGGCCGACATGGTGGCGATGATCCGCGAGCGGCCGGAGTTCCGGCGCCAGCGGGAGGAGGGCCACGACTCCTACTACCTGGGCCACATGGCGTACGTGGAGGAGAACCTGCTCGGGCTGTGA
- a CDS encoding PspC domain-containing protein: MSGNISAASVEETLKDFWATRPRRPHDGRKIAGVAAGIAERYQIDPVIVRVAFVAMALCNGAGVLIYLLGWLLLAQADDEVSAAEALLGRGRSSTPTALTVVLGIAVIPSTGFFVDGGFTMVGGVLLSVGAIYLLHRGRGQLNRPESATTAFEVGDGVDSGAGAGPGGTAEVKPPAWDPLGAAPFAWDLPEPASAPAPVVTSAAPVRPRSRVGAATFGASLVVLAGSLVASAYSDWFDTRHVLGLLVAVLGAGMVLGALRGGGGRGLIWLVVPLSVVGVAITSIDFEGSGSERMGNYSAQPKSVEQVESRYAVSMGEVDLDLTGLPSTGTVTTDVEVGVGVARVRVPADADVTVTCRSDMGTVTCLDEQGDGDQRFEVTSDGADGPGGLKIVLDVRTDLGEVEVSRG, encoded by the coding sequence GTGAGCGGGAACATCAGCGCAGCCAGCGTCGAAGAGACGTTGAAGGACTTCTGGGCCACCAGGCCCAGGCGGCCCCACGACGGTCGCAAGATCGCCGGTGTCGCCGCCGGTATCGCCGAGCGGTACCAGATCGACCCGGTGATCGTCCGGGTGGCGTTCGTGGCCATGGCGCTGTGCAACGGCGCCGGGGTGCTCATCTACCTGCTGGGCTGGCTGTTGCTGGCGCAGGCCGACGACGAGGTGTCGGCGGCCGAGGCGCTGCTCGGCAGGGGGCGCAGCTCGACGCCGACCGCGTTGACGGTGGTGCTCGGGATCGCGGTGATCCCGTCGACCGGTTTCTTCGTCGACGGCGGTTTCACCATGGTCGGCGGTGTGCTGCTGTCCGTCGGCGCGATCTACCTGCTGCACCGCGGACGCGGGCAGCTCAACCGGCCGGAGAGCGCGACGACGGCATTCGAGGTGGGGGACGGCGTGGATTCGGGTGCGGGTGCGGGTCCGGGTGGGACCGCGGAGGTCAAGCCGCCGGCGTGGGACCCGCTGGGTGCGGCGCCGTTCGCCTGGGACCTGCCGGAGCCCGCGTCCGCGCCCGCGCCGGTGGTGACGTCGGCGGCGCCGGTGCGGCCCCGGTCGCGGGTCGGCGCGGCGACGTTCGGGGCGTCGCTGGTGGTGCTGGCCGGGTCGCTGGTGGCGTCGGCGTACTCGGACTGGTTCGACACCCGGCACGTGCTGGGGCTGCTGGTCGCGGTGCTGGGCGCGGGGATGGTGCTCGGCGCGCTGCGCGGCGGCGGTGGGCGCGGGCTGATCTGGCTCGTCGTGCCGCTGTCGGTGGTCGGGGTGGCGATCACCTCGATCGACTTCGAGGGGTCCGGCTCGGAGCGGATGGGCAACTACTCCGCGCAGCCGAAGTCGGTGGAGCAGGTCGAGTCCCGGTACGCGGTGAGCATGGGCGAGGTCGACCTCGACCTGACCGGGCTGCCGAGCACCGGGACGGTGACCACGGACGTCGAGGTCGGTGTCGGCGTGGCGCGGGTCAGGGTCCCCGCCGACGCGGACGTGACGGTGACGTGCCGGTCCGACATGGGGACGGTCACCTGCCTCGACGAGCAGGGCGACGGCGACCAGCGGTTCGAGGTCACCAGCGACGGCGCCGACGGACCGGGCGGGTTGAAGATCGTGCTCGACGTGCGCACGGATCTCGGAGAGGTGGAGGTGAGTCGTGGCTGA
- a CDS encoding PspC domain-containing protein, with protein MSVETKAVEPVRRRRTGRVVAGVAGGVADHLGIEVFWVRAAFAALTALNGVGVIAYGLLWMFVPQRAADAPEQPSNPRERQQALGLVALGIAAAVLAGLFSGPVSGWIAGPLAVALVGAAVVWREADEAQRRRWRDGAKSGLLGGSGRTTFVRVLAGVALVAIGIGVLLVNSYGIDQLRFALLAVVATLGGVAVLTVPLWIKLINDLGEERRVRIRTEERAEIAAHLHDSVLQTLALIQKQAEQPREVKRLARGQERQLREWLYGRVVGDNNEPTTMSAAIAKASGEVEDTFALAVQQVVVGDCVLDPNLYALVQAAREAMVNAAKHAGVAEISVYGEVEPERVTVFVRDRGKGFDPETVPEDRHGLADSVGGRMDRHGGEVRIRTRLGEGTEVQLMMPRKSADKRETGART; from the coding sequence GTGAGCGTGGAGACGAAGGCCGTCGAGCCGGTGCGTCGCAGGCGGACCGGCCGGGTGGTCGCGGGCGTGGCGGGCGGTGTCGCCGACCACCTCGGCATCGAGGTGTTCTGGGTGCGGGCGGCGTTCGCCGCGCTGACCGCGCTCAACGGCGTCGGCGTGATCGCCTACGGCCTGCTGTGGATGTTCGTGCCGCAACGCGCGGCCGACGCGCCGGAGCAGCCGTCGAACCCGCGGGAGCGCCAGCAGGCCCTCGGCCTGGTCGCCCTGGGCATCGCCGCGGCCGTCCTCGCCGGCCTCTTCTCCGGCCCGGTCAGCGGCTGGATCGCCGGACCGCTCGCGGTGGCGCTGGTCGGCGCGGCCGTGGTGTGGCGGGAGGCGGACGAGGCGCAGCGCCGCCGGTGGCGGGACGGCGCGAAGTCCGGCCTCCTCGGCGGCTCCGGGCGCACCACGTTCGTGCGCGTGCTGGCGGGCGTCGCCCTCGTCGCCATCGGCATCGGCGTGCTGCTGGTGAACAGCTACGGCATCGACCAGCTCCGGTTCGCGCTGCTGGCCGTGGTCGCCACGCTCGGCGGTGTCGCGGTGCTGACCGTGCCGCTGTGGATCAAGCTGATCAACGACCTCGGCGAGGAGCGCCGGGTGCGCATCCGCACCGAGGAGCGCGCCGAGATCGCCGCCCACCTGCACGACTCCGTGCTGCAGACGCTCGCCCTGATCCAGAAGCAGGCGGAGCAGCCGCGCGAGGTCAAGCGGCTGGCCCGCGGCCAGGAGCGGCAGCTGCGCGAGTGGCTGTACGGGCGGGTCGTCGGGGACAACAACGAGCCGACCACCATGTCCGCCGCCATCGCCAAGGCGTCCGGCGAGGTGGAGGACACCTTCGCGCTGGCCGTGCAGCAGGTCGTGGTCGGCGACTGCGTGCTGGACCCGAACCTGTACGCGCTGGTGCAGGCGGCCCGCGAGGCGATGGTGAACGCGGCCAAGCACGCGGGCGTCGCCGAGATCAGCGTGTACGGCGAGGTCGAGCCCGAGCGCGTCACCGTCTTCGTCCGCGACCGGGGCAAGGGGTTCGACCCGGAGACCGTCCCGGAGGACCGGCATGGCCTGGCGGACTCCGTCGGGGGGAGGATGGACCGGCACGGCGGCGAAGTCCGGATCCGCACCCGGCTGGGTGAGGGCACGGAGGTGCAGCTGATGATGCCGAGGAAATCCGCAGACAAGCGAGAAACGGGGGCCAGGACATGA
- a CDS encoding response regulator transcription factor translates to MTVRVFLVDDHALFRAGVRAELDSITDEVEVVGEAGSVGEAVAGIGHHRPDVVLLDVHMPDGGGAEVLRQVRTALPEVVFLALSVSDAAEDVIAVIRAGARGYVTKTISSQELVRAVVRVSEGDAVFSPRLAGFVLDAFADRPGAAPISDPELDLLTPRERDVLRLLARGYAYKEIASELFISVKTVETHVSSVLRKTQLSNRYELSRWASDRRLV, encoded by the coding sequence ATGACCGTTCGGGTGTTCCTGGTGGACGACCACGCGTTGTTCCGCGCCGGGGTGCGGGCCGAGCTGGACTCGATCACCGACGAGGTCGAGGTCGTGGGCGAGGCCGGCTCGGTCGGGGAGGCGGTGGCGGGGATCGGGCACCACCGCCCGGACGTGGTGCTGCTCGACGTCCACATGCCCGACGGCGGTGGCGCGGAGGTGCTGCGGCAGGTGCGCACGGCGCTGCCGGAGGTGGTGTTCCTGGCGCTGTCGGTGTCCGACGCGGCCGAGGACGTCATCGCGGTCATCCGCGCCGGCGCCCGCGGGTACGTGACGAAGACGATCTCCAGCCAGGAGCTGGTGCGCGCGGTGGTGCGGGTCTCCGAGGGCGACGCGGTGTTCAGCCCGCGGCTGGCCGGGTTCGTGCTGGACGCGTTCGCCGACCGGCCGGGCGCGGCTCCGATCAGCGACCCCGAGCTGGACCTGCTGACCCCGCGCGAGCGGGACGTGCTGCGGCTGCTGGCGCGCGGTTACGCGTACAAGGAGATCGCCTCGGAGCTGTTCATCTCGGTGAAGACGGTCGAGACGCACGTGTCGAGCGTGCTGCGCAAGACGCAGCTGTCCAACCGCTACGAGCTGTCGCGGTGGGCCTCGGACCGCAGGCTCGTCTAG